The Buttiauxella selenatireducens genome has a window encoding:
- the ahpC gene encoding alkyl hydroperoxide reductase subunit C has protein sequence MSLINTKIKPFKNSAFKNGEFIEVTEQDVEGRWSVFFFYPADFTFVCPTELGDVADHYDEFQKLGVDIYSVSTDTHFTHKAWHSSSDTIAKIKYAMIGDPTGALTRNFEIMREDQGLADRGTFIVDPQGIIQAIEVTAEGIGRDASDLLRKVKAAQYVSSHPGEVCPAKWKEGEATLSPSLDLVGKI, from the coding sequence ATGTCTTTAATTAATACAAAAATCAAACCATTCAAAAACAGCGCTTTTAAAAACGGTGAATTCATTGAAGTTACCGAGCAGGACGTAGAAGGTCGCTGGAGCGTTTTCTTCTTCTACCCGGCTGACTTCACTTTTGTATGCCCAACTGAACTGGGCGATGTTGCTGACCATTACGACGAATTCCAGAAACTGGGCGTGGATATTTACTCTGTTTCTACAGACACCCATTTCACCCACAAAGCATGGCACAGCAGCTCTGACACCATCGCTAAAATCAAATACGCGATGATCGGCGACCCAACTGGTGCATTGACTCGTAACTTCGAAATCATGCGTGAAGACCAAGGCCTGGCAGACCGTGGGACCTTTATTGTTGACCCACAGGGCATTATTCAGGCTATCGAAGTGACAGCTGAAGGCATTGGCCGTGATGCATCTGACCTGCTGCGTAAAGTGAAAGCCGCTCAGTACGTGTCTTCTCACCCAGGTGAAGTTTGCCCGGCTAAGTGGAAAGAAGGCGAAGCGACATTGTCTCCGTCATTAGATCTGGTCGGCAAAATTTAA
- the ahpF gene encoding alkyl hydroperoxide reductase subunit F, whose amino-acid sequence MLDINLKTQLKAYLEKITKPVELIATLDGSVKSSEVGELLAEIAQLSDKVSFSINNDLPVRKPSFLITNPGSNTGPRFAGSPLGHEFTSLVLALLQIGGHPSKESQDLLEQIREIDGDFHFETYYSLSCHNCPDVVQALNLMSVLNPRISHTAIDGGVFQNEIQERNVMGVPAVFLNGKEFGQGRMTLAEIVGKIDTGAEKRAAEALNKREAYDVLIVGSGPAGAAAAVYSARKGIRTGLMGERFGGQVLDTVDIENYISVPKTEGQKLAGALKAHVDDYDVDVIDTQSASKLIPAKTEGGLHQIQTASGATLSARSIIIATGAKWRNMNVPGEEQYRTKGVTYCPHCDGPLFKGKRVAVIGGGNSGVEAAIDLAGIVEHVTLLEFAPEMKADQVLQNKVRSLKNVDIILNAQTLEVKGDGAKVTGLQYKDRITEHVHEIELAGIFVQIGLLPNTNWLEGSVERNRMGEIIIDAKCETTVKGVFAAGDCTTVPYKQIIIATGEGAKASLSAFDYLIRNS is encoded by the coding sequence ATGCTCGACATTAATTTAAAAACCCAACTCAAAGCCTATCTTGAGAAAATCACCAAACCTGTTGAGTTAATTGCAACTCTGGATGGCAGCGTCAAATCTTCTGAAGTGGGTGAATTACTGGCTGAAATCGCACAGCTATCTGACAAAGTTTCTTTCAGCATTAATAACGATTTGCCGGTGCGCAAGCCGTCATTTCTGATTACTAATCCGGGTTCCAATACAGGCCCGCGTTTTGCCGGTTCTCCACTCGGACACGAATTTACTTCTCTGGTGCTGGCATTGCTGCAGATCGGAGGACATCCGTCGAAAGAGTCGCAAGATTTGCTTGAGCAGATCCGCGAGATCGATGGCGATTTCCATTTCGAAACTTATTATTCGCTCTCCTGCCACAACTGCCCGGACGTGGTACAAGCGCTGAACCTGATGAGCGTGTTGAACCCGCGAATCAGCCATACCGCGATTGACGGTGGTGTGTTCCAGAATGAAATTCAGGAGCGCAACGTCATGGGCGTGCCAGCGGTATTCCTGAACGGTAAAGAGTTCGGCCAGGGGCGTATGACGCTGGCTGAAATCGTCGGTAAGATTGATACCGGTGCCGAAAAACGTGCTGCCGAAGCGCTGAATAAACGTGAAGCCTACGATGTGTTAATTGTCGGCAGCGGCCCAGCGGGTGCGGCAGCAGCGGTTTACTCCGCACGTAAAGGCATTCGTACCGGCCTGATGGGCGAGCGTTTTGGTGGCCAGGTATTAGATACCGTTGATATCGAAAACTACATTTCCGTACCGAAGACTGAAGGTCAAAAACTGGCGGGCGCACTGAAAGCACACGTTGATGATTACGATGTGGATGTTATCGACACGCAAAGTGCCAGCAAACTGATCCCGGCGAAAACCGAAGGTGGTTTGCATCAGATTCAAACTGCGTCTGGCGCCACGCTGAGTGCTCGCAGCATCATCATTGCGACCGGTGCGAAATGGCGCAATATGAATGTTCCAGGCGAAGAACAGTACCGCACCAAAGGCGTGACGTATTGCCCACACTGCGATGGCCCGCTGTTTAAAGGTAAACGCGTGGCGGTGATCGGTGGCGGTAACTCAGGCGTTGAAGCAGCTATTGATCTGGCGGGTATTGTCGAACACGTGACGTTGCTGGAGTTCGCGCCAGAAATGAAAGCCGACCAGGTCTTGCAGAATAAAGTTCGCAGCCTGAAAAACGTCGACATCATTTTGAATGCGCAAACGCTGGAAGTGAAAGGCGATGGCGCGAAAGTCACCGGTTTACAGTACAAAGATCGTATTACTGAACACGTTCACGAGATTGAGCTGGCGGGGATTTTCGTACAAATCGGCCTGCTGCCAAACACGAACTGGCTGGAAGGCAGCGTTGAGCGCAACCGCATGGGTGAGATTATCATTGATGCGAAATGTGAAACGACCGTGAAGGGTGTATTTGCTGCGGGGGACTGCACTACCGTCCCGTACAAACAAATCATTATCGCGACCGGCGAAGGTGCGAAAGCCTCTCTGAGCGCATTTGATTATTTGATTCGCAACTCATAA
- a CDS encoding helix-turn-helix domain-containing protein, producing MAVNNNSGETPPPSLYPLRPYEEMAVLRQALSGVGTEQCFNSNEEIYAARENDKSLYLFTDGYFSFIRVSDGLVLSSARGEMIYGIAECMRPRGGWFLKIEEPCKARVVPVDQAFEIFTQQNLWQTVASLLTWFIQVYSVREEHLLGVTAYVMIRNKLLELNILTPELRSAINVTDYIQERTQLARSTIMAILSQLRRGEYIEIKRGKLISIKHLPKEY from the coding sequence ATGGCTGTCAACAATAATAGTGGTGAAACACCGCCTCCTTCTCTGTATCCACTTCGCCCTTATGAAGAAATGGCCGTTTTGCGGCAGGCACTTTCTGGCGTTGGCACAGAGCAGTGTTTTAATTCGAATGAAGAAATTTACGCCGCTCGGGAGAATGATAAATCACTCTATTTGTTCACTGATGGGTACTTTTCGTTTATTCGTGTCAGTGATGGCTTAGTGCTTTCGTCCGCGAGAGGCGAGATGATTTACGGCATTGCAGAGTGCATGCGCCCACGTGGCGGTTGGTTTTTGAAAATAGAAGAACCCTGCAAAGCACGAGTGGTTCCAGTGGATCAGGCATTCGAAATCTTTACCCAACAGAATTTATGGCAAACTGTCGCCAGCCTGCTTACCTGGTTTATACAGGTTTATTCTGTGCGTGAAGAGCATCTGTTGGGGGTGACAGCATATGTCATGATCCGTAATAAATTACTTGAATTGAATATCCTGACACCTGAATTACGCAGTGCCATTAATGTAACGGACTATATTCAGGAACGCACACAACTGGCGCGCAGCACTATTATGGCAATATTGAGTCAATTACGGCGTGGTGAGTATATTGAGATCAAGCGCGGTAAATTAATTTCGATTAAACATTTACCGAAAGAGTATTAA